In Devosia chinhatensis, the following are encoded in one genomic region:
- a CDS encoding 50S ribosomal protein L11 methyltransferase, whose protein sequence is MSVDQLSVSLSKDQAYALVDAVSERDDLALTASAHEIEETGEWVFEATCDSPPDMDGFSALARQVLGGDVTFSVEAIDPEVNWVAKSLEGLAPVIAGGFYVYGSHSTDAIPEGLTPMRIEAAQAFGTGHHETTTGCLEAIEMILRRRTPRRMIDIGTGTGVLAIALAKRVEARILATDIDPIAVTTTIENARDNNVAEQIHSIEATGLDHPEIVDGAPYDLIVANILAGPLTDLAPGMGQIADSSGIAILSGILNTQADGVIAAYEAAGFSLVEHLKRKDWTTLVLRKH, encoded by the coding sequence ATGTCCGTAGACCAGCTTTCCGTGTCCCTCTCCAAGGACCAGGCCTATGCGCTGGTCGACGCCGTTTCAGAGCGCGATGACCTGGCGCTGACCGCGTCTGCGCACGAGATCGAGGAAACCGGCGAATGGGTTTTCGAGGCCACCTGCGATAGCCCGCCGGACATGGACGGCTTTTCTGCGCTTGCTCGTCAGGTTCTCGGAGGCGACGTCACGTTCTCAGTCGAGGCGATCGATCCGGAAGTCAATTGGGTCGCCAAGTCGCTTGAAGGCCTGGCGCCCGTCATCGCAGGCGGCTTTTACGTCTACGGTAGCCATTCGACAGACGCTATTCCCGAAGGCTTGACCCCGATGCGCATCGAGGCCGCCCAGGCCTTCGGCACCGGCCACCACGAAACAACTACCGGATGCCTCGAAGCCATTGAGATGATTCTGCGCAGGCGGACGCCCCGTCGCATGATCGATATCGGAACCGGCACGGGCGTCCTGGCAATCGCTCTGGCCAAGCGTGTCGAGGCCAGGATTTTGGCGACAGACATCGATCCCATCGCGGTCACCACGACGATTGAAAATGCGCGCGACAACAATGTAGCTGAGCAGATCCATTCCATTGAGGCCACGGGCCTCGACCATCCCGAAATTGTCGACGGGGCGCCCTACGATCTCATCGTTGCCAATATCCTGGCCGGGCCCTTGACCGACCTGGCACCCGGCATGGGCCAGATTGCCGACAGTTCGGGTATCGCAATCCTCTCAGGCATTCTGAACACTCAGGCAGACGGGGTAATTGCCGCCTATGAGGCTGCAGGCTTTAGCCTTGTGGAGCATCTCAAGCGCAAAGACTGGACAACACTGGTCCTGCGCAAGCACTAA
- a CDS encoding ATP-dependent helicase — MADTAPLPRPVGGPITSQLRQGHRPDYLAGLNDEQRDAVLTTEGPLLVLAGAGTGKTRVLTTRIAHILNERLAWGSQILAVTFTNKAASEMKKRIHEQVPLLDGLPWMGTFHSISARILRAHAELVDLQSTFTILDTDDQIRLIKQLLDAENIDEKRWPARQFAGMLDAWKNRGLLPKDVPSADSAYFANGKGGKLYYDYQARLKALNATDFGDLLLECIRLFRENPDVLAEYHRKFKYMLVDEYQDSNTAQYLWLRLLAQGKPAPEANICVVGDDDQSIYGWRGAEVDNILRFESDFPGAKVIKLERNYRSTANILKAASTVISHNEGRLGKTLFTDVAEAGEPISFTQVYDSEEEARTIGEEIEQYQRAGETLNSMAILVRASFQMRELEERFITLGLNYRVVGGPRFYERKEIRDALAYLRLVAQPADDLAFERIINVPKRGLGDSTVKMLMEAARHQNVPLLAATRMMIETEELKPKQRSTLRSLVSQFDNWAYSGENLPPYQLVEQILEESGYMDMLTADKSAESQGRKENLKELSRSMEDFETLGGFLEHISLVMDRDNADASDAVTIMTLHSAKGLEFNTVFLTGWEEGTFPSQRTMDESGRAGLEEERRLAYVGITRGRKRVRISAAQNRRIHGLWQSAMPSRFIDELPPDAVTVTDRGSAYGGYGYGGGATSRFNKADPFESVYDTPGWQRARANQSTRKGGGPLTIEGELVARSVDLGGQSSGYALGDRVFHLKFGYGEVMSIEGNKLTIDFEKAGTKKVLESFINKG, encoded by the coding sequence ATGGCCGATACTGCACCCCTCCCCCGCCCTGTCGGCGGGCCGATCACCAGTCAATTGCGCCAGGGCCACCGCCCGGACTATCTGGCTGGGCTCAATGACGAGCAGCGCGATGCGGTGCTGACCACTGAGGGGCCGTTGCTGGTGCTTGCCGGTGCGGGCACCGGCAAGACTCGTGTTCTCACGACCCGCATTGCCCATATTCTCAATGAGCGGCTGGCCTGGGGCAGCCAGATCCTGGCGGTGACCTTTACCAACAAGGCCGCCAGCGAGATGAAAAAGCGCATCCACGAACAGGTGCCACTTCTCGATGGGCTGCCCTGGATGGGCACCTTCCACTCCATTTCAGCCCGCATCCTGCGCGCTCATGCCGAACTTGTGGACTTGCAATCCACCTTCACGATCCTCGATACCGACGATCAGATCCGGCTGATCAAGCAATTGCTGGACGCTGAGAATATCGATGAGAAAAGATGGCCGGCGCGCCAGTTCGCCGGCATGCTCGATGCCTGGAAGAACCGCGGTCTTTTGCCCAAGGATGTGCCATCGGCCGACAGCGCCTACTTCGCCAACGGCAAGGGCGGCAAGCTCTATTACGACTATCAGGCACGTCTCAAGGCGCTGAACGCCACAGACTTCGGCGACCTGCTGCTCGAATGCATTCGGCTCTTCCGCGAAAACCCCGATGTTCTGGCCGAGTATCACCGCAAGTTCAAATACATGCTGGTAGACGAATATCAGGACAGCAACACAGCCCAATATCTCTGGCTTCGTCTGCTCGCGCAGGGCAAGCCCGCACCTGAGGCCAATATCTGCGTGGTCGGGGACGATGACCAGTCCATCTATGGCTGGCGCGGCGCCGAGGTGGACAATATCTTGCGCTTCGAGAGCGACTTTCCTGGCGCCAAAGTCATCAAGCTTGAGCGCAATTATCGGTCCACTGCCAATATCCTCAAGGCGGCCTCGACCGTGATTTCCCATAATGAAGGGCGCCTGGGCAAAACCCTGTTCACGGATGTGGCGGAGGCCGGCGAGCCGATTTCGTTCACGCAGGTCTACGATTCCGAAGAAGAGGCGCGCACGATCGGCGAGGAGATCGAGCAATATCAGCGTGCGGGCGAAACGCTCAATTCCATGGCCATCCTCGTGCGTGCATCCTTCCAGATGCGCGAACTCGAAGAACGCTTCATCACGCTTGGCCTCAATTATCGCGTTGTCGGCGGCCCGCGCTTTTATGAACGCAAGGAAATCCGCGACGCCCTGGCCTATCTGAGGCTTGTGGCCCAGCCCGCCGATGACCTCGCTTTCGAGCGCATCATCAACGTACCAAAGCGCGGGCTAGGCGATTCCACGGTCAAGATGTTGATGGAAGCGGCCCGGCACCAGAACGTGCCTCTGCTTGCTGCCACCCGGATGATGATCGAGACAGAAGAGCTCAAGCCCAAGCAGCGCTCCACCCTACGCAGCCTTGTCTCGCAATTCGACAACTGGGCCTATAGCGGAGAAAACCTTCCCCCCTATCAGCTGGTCGAGCAGATCCTGGAAGAGAGCGGCTACATGGACATGCTGACGGCCGACAAGTCGGCTGAGTCTCAAGGTCGCAAGGAAAACCTCAAGGAACTCAGTCGCTCCATGGAGGATTTCGAAACCCTGGGCGGTTTCCTCGAACACATCTCTCTGGTGATGGATCGAGACAATGCCGATGCCAGCGACGCTGTGACGATCATGACCCTGCATTCCGCCAAGGGGCTTGAGTTCAACACCGTCTTCCTGACCGGTTGGGAAGAAGGGACCTTTCCCAGCCAGCGCACCATGGATGAAAGTGGCCGCGCCGGTCTCGAGGAGGAGCGACGCCTTGCCTATGTCGGGATCACCCGCGGCCGCAAACGTGTGCGCATTTCCGCTGCGCAGAACCGACGCATTCACGGTCTGTGGCAATCGGCCATGCCCTCCCGCTTTATCGACGAGCTGCCGCCCGATGCCGTCACCGTCACCGACCGCGGCTCGGCCTATGGTGGCTATGGCTATGGTGGTGGCGCTACCAGCCGCTTCAACAAGGCCGATCCCTTCGAAAGCGTCTACGACACTCCCGGCTGGCAACGAGCCCGCGCCAACCAGTCGACGCGCAAGGGCGGCGGCCCTCTCACCATCGAGGGTGAACTCGTGGCCCGGTCGGTGGATCTGGGCGGCCAGTCCAGTGGCTATGCCTTGGGCGACCGCGTCTTCCATCTCAAGTTCGGCTATGGCGAAGTCATGAGTATTGAGGGCAACAAGCTCACCATCGATTTCGAAAAGGCGGGCACCAAGAAGGTTCTGGAGAGCTTTATCAACAAGGGCTGA
- a CDS encoding ribbon-helix-helix domain-containing protein, which yields MEKRSFSIAGHRTSIALEPDFWLGLEAMAGARELSLAGLVREIDETRRTTNLSSAVRLAVLAWYRDRPQP from the coding sequence ATGGAAAAGCGCTCCTTCTCCATTGCCGGGCACAGGACATCCATCGCCTTGGAGCCCGATTTCTGGCTTGGACTCGAAGCCATGGCTGGAGCACGTGAGTTGAGCCTTGCGGGGCTTGTGCGTGAAATCGACGAAACTCGTCGCACCACCAATCTCTCGTCCGCCGTTCGACTGGCCGTACTGGCCTGGTACCGCGATCGCCCCCAACCTTGA
- a CDS encoding heavy metal-binding domain-containing protein, whose amino-acid sequence MIISTTPTLEGRPIRDYLGIATGEVIVGANIFKDLFAGVRDIVGGRAGAYESTLRDARREAFRELSDEARRMGADAVVGVDIDYEVVGQGGSMLMVSVSGTAVRL is encoded by the coding sequence ATGATCATTTCCACCACGCCTACTCTCGAAGGCCGCCCTATCCGGGACTATCTCGGCATCGCGACCGGAGAAGTCATCGTTGGCGCCAATATCTTCAAGGACTTGTTTGCTGGGGTACGCGACATCGTCGGTGGACGGGCGGGTGCCTATGAATCGACACTACGAGATGCGCGTCGCGAAGCCTTTCGCGAACTCTCTGACGAAGCCCGCCGCATGGGTGCGGACGCCGTCGTTGGCGTGGACATCGATTATGAAGTTGTTGGACAGGGTGGCTCCATGCTGATGGTCTCTGTCTCGGGCACAGCGGTTAGGCTCTAG
- a CDS encoding SspB family protein has product MAEDHMRYDILAQEALRGVVRKVLAEVSRTGLPGEHHFFISFATRAPGVRLSEELLKQYDKEMTIVLQNQYWDLKVTESTFEVGLSFNGQPELLVVPFSAIKGFFDPSVQFGLQFDPATATRDEEGAEAAADAATEEEAESGDETKGEKVVSLDAFRKKP; this is encoded by the coding sequence ATGGCCGAAGACCACATGCGATACGACATTCTCGCCCAGGAAGCCCTGCGCGGCGTCGTGCGCAAGGTTCTGGCAGAGGTCTCGCGCACCGGTCTGCCGGGTGAGCACCACTTCTTCATCTCGTTTGCCACCCGCGCTCCGGGCGTACGGCTGTCGGAAGAATTGCTCAAGCAGTACGACAAGGAAATGACCATCGTGCTGCAGAACCAATATTGGGACCTCAAGGTCACCGAAAGTACATTCGAAGTGGGCCTGAGCTTCAACGGTCAGCCCGAGCTTCTGGTCGTGCCTTTCTCGGCAATCAAGGGCTTCTTCGATCCCTCCGTGCAGTTCGGCCTGCAGTTCGATCCTGCCACCGCGACGCGTGACGAGGAAGGCGCTGAAGCTGCCGCCGATGCTGCGACAGAAGAAGAAGCCGAGTCCGGGGACGAGACCAAGGGTGAAAAAGTCGTCAGCCTGGATGCGTTCCGCAAGAAACCCTAG
- a CDS encoding AsmA family protein — translation MLNRIYIVVGIFAIVVLTGAFVAPFFIQWGDYRDRMEALATTVLGAEVYIRGDISFSLLPSPKLEFTDVVVGDIESPTARVASVEAQFALFDFLRDNYNVTSLTLTGPVVDLVLDENGLFSTGVDLSAAGSTVILGHARIANGSVRLTDLRADETFAISGVDGDLRLSSFVGPFQFQGALDYGAARYDVRFNAAASDAVGANRIAASLREASGAIAVTADGTLIPGMAPKFDGTLIYRQMPNLEEEADDVRGAMVLESPVSASTDRVVFSGFTLLADENRAGMRLTGTANVQLGARRSFDAVVSGGVFSLPPRPATEIAGQLPYELVRMLGELPSPPLPAMPGTLDVDLAEVGLRGFALRDLRLDASTDGQSWQIEQAVASLPGETEVRLSGTLVSEGGRPGFKGDFSLVSRRLDALAQLWRRPGDNNPLFNQPGSLTGRLLLAGDAFGLTNGRMEFADQTHALEIRLGFGDEKRLDSVVQLGRLNAAQTEAFAALLPNATADGSFAASFPEGSFAVNAQAVDVLGLTAEAFAIEGQWTPEELRLSRLATSGWGGLSFDGRLRLAGALTAPRVTGSGQMSVSAADSEGLIALYEMAGVPYGWQEGFAGLWPGSLQFVLSDQDDGIGQVLTLGGDVGAAALDLRLEMADGLSELETGDLQVALSLEGEDALAVQEQFGFGAVPLFDGEGAILASVFLEGRGGEGFEGRAAVSQEGQSLSYFGHVDVAESGEISGEGTLDVLLDAGNGLASLAGVTDVALPAMEGAAGLRFTGWQDLTFDDIAGVSGDTAFVGRVSKNLLGQLPTFTGSIQADSVDLRSLAEALFGAVAIDVPGDGVWPDGPLAVDALMHTSRGDISFTAGALTANGSPILGSTRFGFAWTPDRVSIEQFVGAAGDGEVSFNVSRCCAGALTDRTLSGRVGLDDVDIGALSVPGLVLGVSGIIDAGAQFEGTGASLANVMRALSGEGNFSVTDFQASGLSPSVFDTIAGIDDALTLEPDALETLIGIGLSSAGFAAEDARGAFTVAGGVLRIANVIIDGDGGRLAGSVGLALSSLGLDGSFVLTPRNFSDPSGLVEPETARIIARIAGTLVQPAVTLDLAEIVAAVQVRANELELERLDILRLEDEARQRAAAEERNRLAEEQRRRAQEEAARRAAEEEARRLEEQRSLEEQAPADVPVLPPGALDLGFPPVVNNPQI, via the coding sequence GTGCTCAATCGTATTTATATCGTGGTCGGCATCTTTGCCATCGTGGTGCTGACCGGCGCCTTCGTCGCGCCGTTCTTCATTCAATGGGGGGACTATCGCGACCGCATGGAGGCGCTTGCCACGACCGTGCTGGGGGCCGAAGTGTACATTCGCGGCGACATTTCGTTCTCCCTGCTGCCCAGCCCGAAACTCGAGTTTACCGATGTGGTAGTGGGAGATATCGAGTCGCCGACCGCACGGGTAGCGTCGGTCGAGGCACAATTTGCGCTCTTCGACTTCCTTCGAGACAATTACAACGTCACCTCGCTGACCCTAACCGGTCCGGTCGTTGATCTGGTGCTCGATGAGAATGGGCTGTTCAGCACCGGTGTGGACCTGTCGGCGGCGGGCAGCACCGTCATCCTTGGCCATGCCCGTATCGCCAATGGCAGCGTGCGTCTCACAGACCTGCGGGCTGACGAAACCTTTGCGATCAGCGGCGTCGATGGCGATCTCCGCCTGTCGAGCTTCGTAGGGCCGTTTCAGTTCCAGGGGGCGCTCGATTACGGCGCGGCGCGGTATGATGTTCGCTTCAATGCGGCCGCCAGCGACGCAGTGGGCGCCAACCGTATTGCGGCCTCGCTGCGTGAAGCGAGTGGTGCCATCGCCGTGACTGCGGACGGTACGCTTATTCCGGGTATGGCTCCCAAGTTCGACGGGACCCTCATCTATCGGCAGATGCCGAATCTGGAGGAAGAGGCCGATGACGTCCGCGGCGCCATGGTACTCGAGAGCCCGGTTTCGGCCTCCACCGACAGGGTCGTCTTCTCGGGATTTACACTGCTCGCCGACGAGAACCGGGCAGGGATGCGGCTGACAGGGACGGCCAATGTGCAACTTGGCGCGCGGCGCAGTTTTGACGCTGTCGTTTCGGGAGGCGTTTTCTCTCTGCCGCCCCGCCCGGCAACCGAGATCGCCGGGCAACTCCCCTATGAGCTTGTCCGAATGCTCGGCGAGCTTCCATCTCCCCCGTTGCCTGCCATGCCTGGAACGCTCGATGTCGACCTCGCCGAAGTGGGGCTCAGGGGCTTTGCCTTGCGTGATTTACGGCTTGACGCCAGCACCGATGGGCAAAGCTGGCAGATCGAACAGGCTGTCGCAAGCTTGCCGGGCGAAACGGAAGTGCGGCTTTCGGGGACCTTGGTCAGCGAAGGAGGACGTCCGGGTTTCAAGGGTGACTTCTCGCTGGTTTCTCGGCGGCTGGACGCGCTTGCCCAGCTTTGGCGCCGACCGGGGGATAACAACCCTCTGTTCAACCAACCCGGTTCCCTTACCGGACGCCTGTTGCTGGCTGGAGATGCCTTTGGCTTGACGAACGGTCGCATGGAATTTGCCGATCAGACCCACGCGCTGGAGATCAGGCTGGGTTTTGGCGACGAAAAGCGCCTTGATAGCGTCGTCCAGCTGGGCCGCCTCAATGCTGCGCAGACCGAGGCGTTCGCGGCCCTTCTGCCGAACGCGACCGCAGATGGATCCTTTGCAGCATCCTTTCCGGAGGGAAGTTTCGCCGTAAACGCCCAGGCCGTGGACGTACTTGGCCTGACGGCCGAAGCCTTTGCCATCGAAGGGCAATGGACACCGGAGGAGCTGCGTTTGTCGCGGCTTGCCACCAGCGGCTGGGGAGGGCTCTCCTTTGATGGCCGACTGCGACTAGCCGGGGCTCTCACCGCGCCGCGGGTGACTGGTTCGGGTCAAATGTCGGTTTCTGCCGCCGACAGCGAAGGCCTGATCGCCCTCTATGAAATGGCCGGCGTCCCGTATGGTTGGCAGGAGGGTTTTGCGGGCCTATGGCCGGGGTCACTGCAATTCGTGCTCTCCGATCAGGATGACGGTATCGGACAGGTTCTGACGCTCGGCGGCGATGTCGGCGCTGCAGCGCTCGACTTGAGGCTGGAGATGGCGGACGGCCTCAGCGAACTGGAGACTGGAGACCTTCAGGTCGCCTTGTCGCTGGAAGGCGAGGATGCCCTCGCCGTTCAGGAGCAGTTCGGCTTCGGCGCCGTGCCGCTGTTCGATGGAGAGGGCGCGATCCTGGCCAGTGTGTTTCTCGAGGGCAGGGGCGGAGAGGGCTTCGAGGGGCGTGCCGCAGTCAGCCAGGAGGGGCAATCGCTGAGCTATTTCGGTCATGTCGATGTCGCCGAAAGCGGTGAAATCAGTGGCGAGGGCACGCTGGATGTGTTGCTGGACGCCGGTAACGGCCTGGCCAGCCTGGCGGGCGTTACGGACGTTGCCTTACCCGCCATGGAGGGTGCGGCCGGCTTGAGGTTCACAGGCTGGCAGGACTTGACCTTTGACGACATCGCAGGCGTTAGCGGCGATACCGCTTTTGTCGGCCGCGTTTCCAAAAATCTGCTCGGCCAGCTCCCCACGTTCACTGGGTCGATACAGGCCGATAGCGTCGACCTGCGCAGCCTCGCGGAAGCGTTGTTCGGCGCTGTCGCGATTGATGTCCCTGGCGATGGTGTCTGGCCGGACGGTCCGCTTGCCGTCGATGCGCTCATGCACACGTCGCGTGGCGACATTTCCTTTACGGCAGGCGCGCTGACGGCCAATGGCTCTCCAATCCTTGGATCGACGCGGTTCGGGTTTGCCTGGACCCCTGATCGTGTCTCCATCGAGCAGTTCGTGGGCGCGGCTGGCGATGGAGAGGTCAGTTTCAACGTCAGCCGCTGCTGTGCCGGTGCCCTGACCGACCGTACGTTGTCAGGCCGGGTTGGGCTGGATGACGTCGACATCGGCGCGCTGAGCGTGCCAGGACTTGTCTTGGGCGTCTCCGGAATTATCGATGCCGGTGCTCAGTTCGAGGGGACCGGTGCCAGCCTTGCGAACGTCATGCGGGCGCTGAGCGGTGAAGGCAATTTCTCCGTGACCGATTTCCAGGCCAGCGGCCTGTCTCCGAGCGTGTTCGATACCATAGCGGGGATAGACGACGCCTTGACCCTAGAGCCGGACGCTCTGGAAACGCTGATCGGCATCGGTCTTTCCAGTGCAGGTTTTGCCGCTGAAGACGCGCGCGGTGCTTTTACCGTTGCCGGTGGGGTCCTGCGTATTGCGAATGTGATTATCGACGGTGATGGCGGCCGGCTGGCCGGTAGCGTCGGGCTGGCTTTAAGCAGCCTTGGACTGGATGGAAGCTTTGTGCTCACGCCACGGAACTTCAGCGACCCTTCAGGCCTCGTGGAGCCTGAAACCGCAAGGATCATCGCCCGAATAGCGGGCACGCTGGTGCAGCCGGCAGTGACGCTCGATCTGGCTGAAATTGTCGCGGCGGTCCAGGTGCGGGCCAACGAACTCGAACTGGAGCGGCTCGATATTCTGCGCCTCGAGGACGAAGCGCGGCAACGTGCAGCAGCCGAGGAACGCAATCGCCTGGCCGAGGAGCAGCGCCGACGGGCGCAGGAAGAGGCCGCGCGACGGGCAGCTGAAGAAGAAGCGCGACGATTGGAAGAGCAGCGAAGTCTTGAGGAACAGGCGCCGGCCGATGTGCCGGTCCTGCCGCCCGGCGCGCTTGATCTGGGTTTCCCGCCGGTCGTCAATAATCCGCAGATCTAG